One segment of Leptodactylus fuscus isolate aLepFus1 chromosome 7, aLepFus1.hap2, whole genome shotgun sequence DNA contains the following:
- the BTBD7 gene encoding BTB/POZ domain-containing protein 7 isoform X1, producing MGVNASSYPHSCSPRVGGNSQTQQTFIGTSSYSHQGYGYDSKLYSLEHGHEKPQDKKKKTSGLATLKKKFIKRRKSSRSADHAKQMRELLSGWDVRDVNALVEEYEGTAALKELSLQANVARPEARTLQKDMADLYEYKYCTDVDLIFQETCFPVHRAILAARCPFFKKLLSSSPEYGAEIIMDINTAGIDMPMFSALLHYLYTGEFGIEDSRFQNVDILLQLSEEFGTPNSLDFDMRGLFDYMCYYDAVLSFSSDSELVEQYGAQSCLEEELRAHKAILSARSPFFRNLLQRRIRTGEEITDRTLRTPTRIILDESIIPKKYAKVILHCMYTDVVDLSYVLHCSPSIGSLSEVQALVAGKPNMTRPEEAMELYHIALFLEFNMLAQGCEDIIAESISLETLIAILKWSSQPYGSSWVYRQALHFLCEEFSQVMTSDVFYELNKDHLLSVIQSDYLQASEQDILKYLIKWGEYQLMKRIADREPNLLSGTAHSVNKRGVKRRDLDVEELREILSSLLPFVRIEHILPMNSDVLSDPMKRGLISTPPADMLPTSESGKSNSWLRQKNAGIYVRPRLFSPYVEEAKSVLDEMMVEQTDLVRLRMVRMSNVPDTLYMVNNAVPQCCHMINHQQMNSSQTSPPTVVANEIPVPPLGVVKEMIRRLQELRHTEQVQRAYALNCGEGATVSYEIQIRVLREFGLSDSAAELLQNPHKFFPDERFGDESPLLTLRQSGRCRINSTPATETMFTDIDSYVAFHPPLPPPPPPYHPPATPIHNQFKVGWKHRVPSQHPSRSFSYPCNHTVFHSRTIPKATPPSYLPGVKTIPPDCTNNTGLGRQTVAAAAAAALAAEQQVCGEPVLNEFMPDIAMGVSSMSLKDRRLPELTIDTQLSQQVSDMMPLHAQHHACIPSRHMHSSRKKQTVEQKIDSRESQPEYPEFYDFSNSACRPSTPVPSRHSPLASQGIYFGPDLYSHSKPPPNGLKPSYLSNQMSPKKQDDSRRDYLFSLDSHPHRQKNEPLHLDVLEQPPQRLDLALAAQEGTSHGSHHGRGRTKIESDLTYGLTSNRPSHSAYSSDRQDERVFRRISEVDQRNSDLEREDAVGRDRRSPNKPDFLYKKSAL from the exons ATGGGTGTGAATGCGTCAAGCTACCCCCACTCGTGTTCCCCAAGGGTAGGGGGAAACTCACAAACGCAGCAGACATTTATAG GAACATCCTCATACTCTCACCAAGGATATGGCTATGACTCTAAGTTATATAGCCTTGAACATGGCCACGAAAAACCACAAGACAAGAAAAAGAAAACCTCTGGCCTCGCCACGCTGAAAAAGAAATTTATTAAGCGGCGGAAGTCAAGCAGGTCAGCGGATCATGCCAAGCAGATGAGAGAACTGCTGTCTGGTTGGGATGTCCGAGATGTCAACGCACTCGTGGAGGAATACGAAGGGACAGCGGCCTTAAAGGAACTCTCTCTGCAGGCTAACGTGGCACGTCCAGAGGCTAGGACTTTACAGAAAGATATGGCTGACCTTTATGAATACAAGTATTGTACAGATGTGGATCTCATATTCCAGGAGACATGCTTTCCAGTGCACCGTGCCATATTGGCAGCAAGGTGTCCTTTCTTTAAGAAGCTGCTCTCATCATCTCCGGAGTATGGGGCGGAAATAATCATGGATATCAATACCGCTGGTATCGACATGCCAATGTTCTCCGCCTTATTACACTATCTGTACACTGGGGAGTTTGGCATTGAAGACTCCAGGTTCCAGAACGTGGATATACTTCTGCAACTCAGTGAGGAATTTGGTACACCAAACTCGTTGGACTTTGACATGCGTGGGCTCTTTGACTACATGTGCTACTACGATGCGGTGCTTAGCTTTTCCTCTGACTCTGAATTGGTTGAACAGTATGGAGCTCAAAGTTGCTTGGAGGAGGAACTCCGAGCTCACAAAGCAATCCTCTCTGCGCGTTCTCCATTCTTCCGCAACTTGCTGCAAAGGCGAATACGAACTGGGGAGGAGATAACAGACCGGACATTAAGGACTCCAACAAGAATCATTTTAGATGAATCCATAATaccaaaaaaatatgcaaaagtcATTTTGCATTGCATGTACACGGATGTTGTGGACCTATCCTATGTCTTGCACTGTAGTCCATCCATTGGGAGTCTGAGCGAAGTGCAGGCTCTGGTAGCAGGAAAGCCAAACATGACCCGGCCGGAAGAAGCAATGGAGCTCTACCACATAGCACTGTTCCTAGAGTTTAATATGCTTGCACAAG GCTGCGAGGACATCATTGCAGAGAGCATCTCTCTAGAAACTTTAATTGCCATCTTAAAATGGAGCTCGCAGCCCTATGGTTCCAGCTGGGTGTACCGCCAAGCATTGCACTTCCTGTGTGAGGAGTTCAGCCAGGTCATGACTTCAGACGTCTTCTATGAGCTTAATAAAGATCATTTGCTAAGTGTCATTCAGTCTGACTACCTGCAG GCAAGTGAACAAGATATTCTGAAATATCTCATAAAGTGGGGTGAATACCAGCTGATGAAGAGAATAGCAGATCGAG AGCCAAATCTCCTAAGTGGCACAGCACACAGTGTGAACAAACGAGGCGTAAAACGCAGGGACCTGGATGTGGAGGAGTTGCGGGAGATATTGTCTTCTCTTCTGCCTTTTGTCCGCATTGAACATATCTTGCCTATGAACAGTGATGTGTTGAGCGACCCT ATGAAGAGGGGTCTGATCAGCACTCCTCCAGCAGATATGTTGCCAACATCAGAGAGCGGGAAATCGAACTCTTGGTTACGCCAAAAAAATGCTGGCATTTATGTTAGGCCCAGACTGTTCTCACCATATGTAGAGGAAGCTAAG TCTGTGCTGGATGAAATGATGGTGGAGCAGACGGATCTGGTTCGTTTGAGGATGGTTCGAATGTCCAATGTTCCTGACACATTGTACATGGTTAACAACGCCGTGCCACAGTGCTGTCACATGATCAACCACCAGCAAATGAACAGCAGCCAGACCAGCCCTCCCACTGTTGTAGCAAATGAAATTCCAG TTCCTCCCCTTGGAGTGGTGAAGGAGATGATTCGGCGCCTGCAGGAGCTTCGCCACACAGAGCAAGTTCAGCGCGCCTACGCCTTAAATTGTGGTGAAGGTGCTACTGTCAGCTATGAGATCCAGATTCGAGTATTGAGAGAGTTTGGGTTGTCAGATTCTGCGGCAGAACTGTTACAG AATCCACACAAGTTCTTCCCAGATGAAAGGTTTGGTGATGAAAGCCCTCTTCTGACCCTGCGCCAGTCTGGGAGATGTAGGATAAACAGCACCCCTGCTACGGAAACCATGTTTACGGACATAGACTCTTACGTGGCCTTCCATCCTCCATTGCCCCCTCCACCACCTCCTTACCACCCGCCAGCCACACCCATCCACAATCAGTTTAAAGTAGGCTGGAAGCACAGAGTGCCTAGCCAACATCCCTCCCGCTCCTTCTCCTACCCCTGCAACCATACAGTGTTCCACTCCAGGACCATTCCTAAAGCTACACCACCTTCCTACCTACCTGGTGTCAAAACGATCCCCCCTGATTGCACTAACAATACCGGCCTTGGAAGGCAGACAGTAGCAGCGGCAGCAGCGGCCGCCCTGGCAGCAGAACAGCAAGTG TGTGGTGAACCAGTTCTAAACGAGTTTATGCCGGATATAGCAATGGGTGTCTCCTCAATGTCACTGAAGGACCGAAGGCTGCCAGAACTGACCATCGATACCCAGCTTAGCCAGCAAGTGTCGGACATGATGCCCCTTCATGCCCAGCACCATGCATGCATTCCCAGCCGACATATGCACAGTTCACGGAAAAAACAGACTGTAGAACAGAAAATTGATTCCCGTGAGAGCCAACCAGAGTATCCAGAGTTCTACGATTTCTCCAACTCTGCCTGCCGACCATCCACACCAGTTCCCAGCAGACACTCCCCTTTGGCCTCGCAGGGCATTTATTTTGGCCCAGATTTGTACAGTCATAGCAAACCACCTCCAAATGGATTAAAGCCCTCCTATCTATCCAACCAGATGTCTCCAAAAAAGCAAGATGACTCAAGGAGGGATTACCTGTTTTCCCTTGACAGTCATCCGCACAGGCAAAAGAATGAACCGCTACACCTTGATGTCTTAGAACAGCCTCCTCAAAGACTTGATCTCGCCCTTGCTGCCCAAGAGGGTACCAGCCATGGTTCTCACCATGGACGGGGACGTACGAAAATTGAATCAGACCTGACCTACGGCCTAACCTCTAACAGACCATCACACTCTGCCTACAGCTCTGATCGACAGGATGAGCGGGTGTTCAGGAGAATCTCTGAGGTTGACCAGAGGAACAGTGACCTGGAGCGAGAGGATGCTGTAGGGAGGGATCGACGATCTCCTAATAAGCCTGACTTTCTTTACAAGAAATCTGCTCTCTGA
- the BTBD7 gene encoding BTB/POZ domain-containing protein 7 isoform X2, with translation MGVNASSYPHSCSPRVGGNSQTQQTFIGTSSYSHQGYGYDSKLYSLEHGHEKPQDKKKKTSGLATLKKKFIKRRKSSRSADHAKQMRELLSGWDVRDVNALVEEYEGTAALKELSLQANVARPEARTLQKDMADLYEYKYCTDVDLIFQETCFPVHRAILAARCPFFKKLLSSSPEYGAEIIMDINTAGIDMPMFSALLHYLYTGEFGIEDSRFQNVDILLQLSEEFGTPNSLDFDMRGLFDYMCYYDAVLSFSSDSELVEQYGAQSCLEEELRAHKAILSARSPFFRNLLQRRIRTGEEITDRTLRTPTRIILDESIIPKKYAKVILHCMYTDVVDLSYVLHCSPSIGSLSEVQALVAGKPNMTRPEEAMELYHIALFLEFNMLAQGK, from the exons ATGGGTGTGAATGCGTCAAGCTACCCCCACTCGTGTTCCCCAAGGGTAGGGGGAAACTCACAAACGCAGCAGACATTTATAG GAACATCCTCATACTCTCACCAAGGATATGGCTATGACTCTAAGTTATATAGCCTTGAACATGGCCACGAAAAACCACAAGACAAGAAAAAGAAAACCTCTGGCCTCGCCACGCTGAAAAAGAAATTTATTAAGCGGCGGAAGTCAAGCAGGTCAGCGGATCATGCCAAGCAGATGAGAGAACTGCTGTCTGGTTGGGATGTCCGAGATGTCAACGCACTCGTGGAGGAATACGAAGGGACAGCGGCCTTAAAGGAACTCTCTCTGCAGGCTAACGTGGCACGTCCAGAGGCTAGGACTTTACAGAAAGATATGGCTGACCTTTATGAATACAAGTATTGTACAGATGTGGATCTCATATTCCAGGAGACATGCTTTCCAGTGCACCGTGCCATATTGGCAGCAAGGTGTCCTTTCTTTAAGAAGCTGCTCTCATCATCTCCGGAGTATGGGGCGGAAATAATCATGGATATCAATACCGCTGGTATCGACATGCCAATGTTCTCCGCCTTATTACACTATCTGTACACTGGGGAGTTTGGCATTGAAGACTCCAGGTTCCAGAACGTGGATATACTTCTGCAACTCAGTGAGGAATTTGGTACACCAAACTCGTTGGACTTTGACATGCGTGGGCTCTTTGACTACATGTGCTACTACGATGCGGTGCTTAGCTTTTCCTCTGACTCTGAATTGGTTGAACAGTATGGAGCTCAAAGTTGCTTGGAGGAGGAACTCCGAGCTCACAAAGCAATCCTCTCTGCGCGTTCTCCATTCTTCCGCAACTTGCTGCAAAGGCGAATACGAACTGGGGAGGAGATAACAGACCGGACATTAAGGACTCCAACAAGAATCATTTTAGATGAATCCATAATaccaaaaaaatatgcaaaagtcATTTTGCATTGCATGTACACGGATGTTGTGGACCTATCCTATGTCTTGCACTGTAGTCCATCCATTGGGAGTCTGAGCGAAGTGCAGGCTCTGGTAGCAGGAAAGCCAAACATGACCCGGCCGGAAGAAGCAATGGAGCTCTACCACATAGCACTGTTCCTAGAGTTTAATATGCTTGCACAAG GCAAGTGA